Proteins from one Acidimicrobiales bacterium genomic window:
- a CDS encoding nucleotidyltransferase family protein codes for MGRPVPDLAAAVAAHGLPTEHRLPGRPLDGATWAALLSAAGRERIAGHLVKAVTDGALAATGAQRRDAEELHAIAVAGCLVLERALLDTVELLEGSGIDHRAMKGPTLARRAYPDPSLRSFGDVDILVPAAAFDDAIALLCANGYRRPVPELRPGFDRRFGKAVTLVTPDGLEIDVHRTIVDGRFGLLVPLDELFGSPVLVAVGRRDVRALPLEHEFLAVCFNAAIGSRELRLAPLRDVAQMATTTELEIPAVLRSGRRWGAEAVVALGVGRAWDVLAVRSEGPLPAWASSFRPARADARALRRHTSARATWLRMALSGLPAVRGPSQKLAYLRAVLVPRQPAVSRRRLHHVVRAARRVRPDDAG; via the coding sequence GTGGGGCGACCGGTTCCCGACCTTGCCGCCGCCGTGGCGGCGCACGGATTGCCCACGGAGCACCGTCTGCCCGGCCGACCACTGGACGGGGCGACCTGGGCGGCGCTGCTCTCCGCCGCCGGCCGGGAGCGGATCGCCGGTCACCTGGTGAAGGCGGTGACCGACGGTGCCCTCGCCGCCACGGGCGCCCAGCGGCGCGACGCCGAGGAGCTCCACGCCATCGCCGTGGCCGGGTGCCTCGTGCTGGAACGGGCCCTCCTCGACACCGTCGAGCTGCTCGAAGGCTCGGGGATCGACCACCGGGCGATGAAGGGTCCGACGCTGGCCCGCCGCGCCTACCCGGACCCGTCCCTCCGCAGCTTCGGTGACGTGGACATCCTGGTCCCCGCAGCCGCCTTCGACGACGCCATCGCCCTGCTGTGCGCCAACGGCTACCGGCGGCCCGTCCCCGAGCTGCGCCCGGGGTTCGATCGCCGGTTCGGCAAGGCCGTCACGCTCGTCACGCCGGACGGCCTGGAGATCGACGTGCACCGCACGATCGTCGACGGCCGCTTCGGGCTCCTGGTGCCCCTGGACGAGCTCTTCGGGTCGCCGGTGCTGGTGGCCGTCGGCCGGCGCGACGTGCGGGCACTTCCCCTCGAGCACGAGTTCCTGGCCGTGTGCTTCAACGCCGCCATCGGCTCGAGAGAGCTGCGGCTCGCCCCGTTGCGGGACGTGGCACAGATGGCGACCACCACGGAGCTCGAAATTCCCGCCGTCCTCCGCTCCGGGCGGAGGTGGGGAGCGGAGGCGGTGGTGGCGCTCGGCGTGGGACGGGCGTGGGACGTCCTCGCCGTGCGGAGCGAGGGGCCCCTGCCGGCGTGGGCGTCGTCGTTCCGCCCCGCCCGCGCCGACGCCCGCGCCCTGCGCCGTCACACCTCCGCCCGTGCCACATGGCTGCGCATGGCGCTGTCCGGGCTGCCGGCGGTGCGCGGCCCCTCACAGAAGCTGGCGTACCTCCGGGCGGTGCTCGTCCCCCGCCAGCCCGCCGTGAGCCGGCGCCGACTCCACCACGTGGTGCGGGCGGCACGAAGGGTGAGGCCCGACGACGCTGGGTAG
- a CDS encoding SpoIIE family protein phosphatase, whose translation MALAIFEAVDDGGQLVSRVRQFVAEEVRRLGRPELVDDAVLVVSELAANAMLHAGGIAGVRLTERGDAVRIEVHDHTRVPPVMARQSVDAMTGRGLRLVASLASQWGAEPTESGKLVWAELSPLHTHTAAMSVDEVIAMWDDGAAVDAAVPVTRYHVSLGDVPTPLLLSAKAHVDNLVREFTLAARGAETKVSGELPPHLAGLIETVATRFAEPRQSIKRQALVAAAEGRSHVRLELDLPASAADAGEEYLRALDEADSYCHAARLLTIETSPRHRLFRQWYVGELVSQLRAASAGIVAPPTQSFEDRLLNEFDAAATAQAMSKRVTRLYELSAALSSAASQEAVAAAVLEQGVAALGASGGGVLLSTEANRLSVPGTVGYDEPTVDRLRDESPDAELPAAVALRTGQPVWIESREERDRRFPELRDLESNTLSMCAVPLVIGDRCQGALWFSFLRSRLFDEDERRFVLALAAQTAQAFARTELNEQRLEFSRRLQLSLLPRRFTPPPHIELAGVYRSLGDGTELGGDIYDMWAMPDGRWGVTIADASGTGPEAAALTAMVRFSLRALATAEAVPVAVVDNLNRALLGAEVGGFEGERFCTALFGVITPGPTSTVTLAGGGHPSPMVRRADGTIEEIAVGGSLLGVLDEVTFASAEITLRDGDALVLYTDGVIEARRHGTMFGVEGVRAAIAGAPLGADPLARAIEQAVLDHTDGVVSDDLAVLVIRSAVSDE comes from the coding sequence TTGGCCCTAGCCATTTTCGAGGCCGTCGACGACGGCGGACAGCTGGTTTCGCGCGTCCGTCAGTTCGTGGCGGAGGAGGTGCGCCGCCTGGGCCGGCCCGAGCTGGTCGACGACGCCGTCCTCGTGGTCAGCGAGCTGGCGGCGAACGCCATGCTCCATGCCGGCGGCATCGCCGGCGTCCGGCTGACAGAGCGCGGTGACGCCGTCCGTATCGAGGTGCACGACCACACCCGGGTGCCCCCGGTGATGGCCCGGCAGTCGGTCGACGCCATGACGGGCCGCGGGCTGCGCCTCGTGGCCTCGCTGGCGTCGCAATGGGGCGCCGAGCCGACGGAGTCGGGGAAGCTCGTGTGGGCCGAGCTGTCCCCCCTCCACACGCACACGGCGGCGATGAGCGTCGACGAGGTCATCGCCATGTGGGACGACGGCGCCGCCGTCGACGCTGCCGTGCCCGTGACGCGCTACCACGTCTCTCTCGGCGACGTGCCGACGCCGCTGCTCCTGTCGGCCAAGGCGCACGTCGACAACCTCGTGCGGGAGTTCACCCTCGCCGCGCGCGGTGCGGAGACCAAGGTGAGCGGCGAGCTGCCGCCGCATCTGGCCGGTCTCATCGAGACCGTCGCCACGCGCTTCGCCGAGCCGCGGCAGTCGATCAAGCGGCAAGCCCTGGTCGCGGCGGCCGAGGGCCGCTCGCACGTGCGCCTGGAGCTGGACCTGCCCGCCAGCGCCGCCGACGCCGGCGAGGAGTACCTCCGGGCGCTCGACGAGGCCGACTCCTATTGCCACGCCGCCCGCCTGCTCACCATCGAGACGTCGCCGCGTCATCGCCTGTTCCGGCAGTGGTACGTCGGCGAGCTGGTCTCGCAGTTGCGGGCCGCCTCGGCCGGGATCGTCGCGCCTCCGACGCAGTCCTTCGAGGACCGTCTGCTGAACGAGTTCGACGCCGCCGCCACCGCCCAGGCCATGTCGAAGCGGGTGACCAGGCTGTACGAGCTCTCCGCCGCCCTCTCGAGCGCCGCCTCCCAGGAGGCGGTCGCCGCCGCCGTGCTCGAGCAGGGGGTGGCCGCCCTCGGCGCGTCCGGGGGAGGCGTGCTGCTGTCGACGGAGGCCAACCGCCTGTCCGTCCCCGGAACCGTCGGCTACGACGAGCCGACGGTCGACCGCCTGCGCGACGAGTCGCCCGACGCCGAGCTGCCCGCCGCCGTCGCCCTGCGCACGGGACAGCCGGTGTGGATCGAGTCGCGCGAAGAGCGCGACCGGAGGTTCCCGGAGTTGCGCGACCTCGAGAGCAACACGCTGTCGATGTGCGCCGTCCCGTTGGTCATCGGCGACCGTTGCCAGGGCGCCCTGTGGTTCAGCTTCTTGCGATCGCGGCTGTTCGACGAGGACGAGCGCCGCTTCGTCCTCGCTCTCGCCGCTCAGACGGCGCAGGCGTTCGCCCGCACGGAGCTCAACGAGCAGCGCTTGGAGTTCAGCCGCCGGTTGCAGCTCAGCCTCCTGCCCCGGCGCTTCACACCGCCGCCGCACATCGAGCTGGCGGGCGTCTACCGCTCCCTCGGCGACGGCACCGAGCTCGGTGGCGACATCTACGACATGTGGGCCATGCCCGACGGCCGCTGGGGGGTCACCATCGCCGACGCCTCCGGGACCGGTCCGGAGGCCGCTGCCCTCACGGCCATGGTGCGGTTCAGCCTGCGGGCCCTGGCCACCGCCGAGGCCGTTCCGGTGGCGGTCGTCGACAATCTCAACCGGGCCCTCCTCGGCGCAGAGGTCGGCGGGTTCGAGGGTGAGCGCTTCTGCACGGCCCTGTTCGGGGTGATCACCCCTGGGCCGACGTCGACCGTGACGCTGGCAGGAGGCGGGCATCCGTCGCCCATGGTCCGCCGGGCCGACGGCACCATCGAGGAGATCGCCGTGGGCGGGTCGCTGCTCGGCGTCCTCGACGAGGTGACCTTCGCGTCGGCGGAGATCACGCTCCGGGACGGGGACGCGCTCGTGCTCTACACCGACGGGGTCATCGAGGCCCGCCGGCACGGCACGATGTTCGGCGTCGAGGGGGTCCGCGCCGCCATCGCCGGCGCACCCTTGGGTGCCGACCCGCTGGCCCGGGCCATCGAACAGGCCGTGCTCGACCACACGGACGGCGTCGTCAGCGACGACCTTGCCGTGCTCGTCATCCGGTCGGCCGTCTCGGACGAGTAG
- a CDS encoding YihY/virulence factor BrkB family protein, whose amino-acid sequence MSARDEQEIPPQTGEGAEADSPLELSPPDWKQSLRRAVKEFKDDRASIISAGMAFYWFLAVFPALLALVGLMGLFNARAATITSVSDAIKTILPGDAARVLTDALAKAGAQSDGAAVVATLVGVGVALWSASAGMAAMQVGLDVAYDVEQDRTFVKKRLVAFELLVATAVLGGAATVLIVFGQPLGDAIRDNLPFGGAFVLVWTIARWGLALAALTALFAAFYYLAPNRDSPHWAWVSPGGILAAAIWLGASLLFSFYVTSFGSYAETYGSIAGVVVLLLWLYLSALAVMVGGELNAELERQSAVMAGDVAPPRPADATPAAGGRREKQSPRRFERQSAQHGPGTAVPTPSTSVASGNGAGDDDRHGDDWDDRERRRLAEEWQALARRS is encoded by the coding sequence GTGAGCGCGCGTGACGAGCAGGAGATCCCTCCCCAGACGGGGGAGGGTGCGGAGGCCGACTCCCCGCTCGAGCTCTCCCCACCGGACTGGAAGCAGAGCCTGCGGCGGGCCGTGAAGGAGTTCAAGGACGACCGGGCCAGCATCATCTCGGCCGGCATGGCGTTCTACTGGTTCCTCGCCGTGTTCCCGGCCCTGCTGGCCCTCGTGGGCCTGATGGGCCTGTTCAACGCCCGCGCCGCGACGATCACCTCCGTGAGCGACGCCATCAAGACGATCCTGCCCGGCGACGCGGCGCGGGTGCTCACCGACGCCTTGGCGAAGGCGGGCGCCCAGTCGGACGGGGCTGCCGTGGTCGCCACCCTGGTCGGCGTCGGGGTCGCCCTCTGGAGCGCCTCGGCCGGGATGGCGGCCATGCAGGTGGGCCTCGACGTCGCGTACGACGTCGAGCAGGACCGGACGTTCGTGAAGAAGCGCCTCGTCGCCTTCGAACTGCTGGTGGCCACCGCCGTGCTCGGGGGCGCGGCCACCGTGCTCATCGTCTTCGGCCAGCCGCTCGGAGACGCCATCCGCGACAACCTGCCCTTCGGCGGCGCGTTCGTCCTGGTGTGGACGATCGCCCGGTGGGGCCTGGCGCTCGCCGCGCTGACGGCGCTGTTCGCGGCCTTCTACTACCTGGCGCCGAACCGGGACTCGCCGCATTGGGCATGGGTGAGCCCCGGTGGCATCCTGGCCGCCGCCATCTGGCTGGGGGCCTCGCTGCTGTTCTCGTTCTACGTCACCAGCTTCGGGTCCTATGCCGAGACCTACGGGTCCATCGCCGGGGTCGTCGTCCTGCTCCTGTGGCTGTACCTCAGCGCACTGGCCGTCATGGTCGGCGGCGAGCTCAACGCCGAGCTGGAGCGTCAGAGCGCGGTGATGGCCGGCGACGTCGCTCCGCCTCGCCCGGCCGATGCAACACCTGCGGCCGGAGGCAGGCGGGAGAAGCAATCGCCGCGCCGCTTCGAGCGGCAGTCGGCGCAGCATGGCCCTGGGACCGCCGTCCCTACGCCGTCGACGTCGGTGGCCTCGGGCAACGGCGCTGGCGACGACGACCGCCACGGCGACGATTGGGACGACCGCGAGCGGCGCCGGCTGGCCGAGGAGTGGCAGGCCCTGGCCCGACGGAGCTGA
- the cysD gene encoding sulfate adenylyltransferase subunit CysD, whose product MTPVAAQRRHPYELTHLEELESEAIFVMREVAAELERPVLLFSGGKDSIVLLRLAEKAFRPAHFPFPIMHVDTGHNFPEVLDFRDRRVAELQERLIVASVQESIDRGRVVDESGPRASRNRLQTTTLLDAIEEHGFDACFGGARRDEEKARAKERFFSFRDEFGQWDPKNQRPELWGLYNGRVRKGEHIRAFPISNWTELDVWQYIAEEELEVPPMYFAHRREVVSRDGMLLATGDHLPLLPEEEPFTTVVRYRTVGDMSCTGAVESSAATIAEVIAEVSATRITERGATRADDKFSEAAMEDRKKEGYF is encoded by the coding sequence ATGACGCCAGTCGCCGCCCAGCGCAGGCACCCGTACGAGCTGACCCATCTCGAGGAGCTCGAGTCGGAGGCGATCTTCGTCATGCGCGAGGTCGCCGCCGAGCTCGAGCGTCCCGTACTGCTCTTCAGCGGCGGCAAGGACTCGATCGTGCTGCTTCGCCTGGCCGAGAAGGCCTTCCGGCCCGCGCACTTCCCCTTTCCCATCATGCACGTCGACACCGGGCACAACTTCCCCGAGGTGCTGGACTTCCGCGACCGGCGGGTGGCCGAGCTCCAGGAGCGGCTCATCGTGGCCAGCGTGCAGGAGTCGATCGACCGGGGCCGGGTGGTCGACGAGTCGGGCCCCCGGGCATCACGCAACCGCCTCCAGACCACGACCCTGCTCGACGCCATCGAGGAGCACGGCTTCGACGCCTGCTTCGGCGGCGCCCGGCGCGACGAGGAGAAGGCACGGGCCAAGGAGCGGTTCTTCTCCTTCCGAGACGAGTTCGGCCAGTGGGACCCGAAGAACCAGCGGCCCGAGCTGTGGGGCCTCTACAACGGTCGCGTCCGCAAGGGCGAGCACATCCGCGCCTTCCCGATCTCCAACTGGACCGAGCTGGACGTGTGGCAGTACATCGCCGAGGAGGAGCTCGAGGTACCACCGATGTACTTCGCGCACCGGCGCGAGGTGGTCAGCCGCGACGGGATGCTGCTCGCCACCGGCGATCACCTGCCCCTGCTGCCCGAGGAGGAGCCGTTCACCACGGTCGTGCGGTACCGCACGGTGGGCGACATGTCGTGCACCGGCGCGGTGGAGTCGTCGGCCGCCACGATCGCCGAGGTCATCGCCGAGGTGAGCGCCACGCGCATCACCGAGCGAGGCGCGACGCGCGCCGACGACAAGTTCTCCGAGGCCGCCATGGAGGACCGCAAGAAGGAGGGGTACTTCTAG
- a CDS encoding GTP-binding protein: protein MDLLRLATAGSVDDGKSTLIGRLLYDSKQIFEDQLEAVERASSQRGLDYVNLALLTDGLRAEREQGITIDVAYRYFATPRRKFIIADTPGHVQYTRNMVTGASTADLAVVLVDARKGLVQQSRRHAFIATLLRIPHIVVCVNKMDLVDWDEAVFERIKDDFASFATRLDVADLSFIPVSALLGDNVVEQSPNMPWHRGLPLLAHLEEVHIASHRNLIDSRFAVQYVIRPHNDRHHDYRGYAGQVVGGAFRPGDEVMVLPSGLTSTIASIDTYDGPVSEAFPPMSVTIRLRDDVDVSRGDVLCRPGNQPEVGQDFDAMVCWLAPQPLSVRGKYAIKHTTRWSRVIVRDLRYRLDIDTLHRDETASSLDLNEIGRLRLRSTTPLMFDDYRRNRRTGSFILADEATNATVGAGIILGPSSTPA, encoded by the coding sequence ATGGACCTGTTGCGGCTGGCCACCGCCGGCTCGGTGGACGACGGGAAGAGCACGCTCATCGGGCGGCTCCTCTACGACTCGAAGCAGATCTTCGAGGACCAGCTCGAAGCGGTCGAGCGAGCCAGCTCGCAGCGCGGGCTGGACTACGTGAACCTGGCCCTGCTCACCGACGGCCTGCGGGCCGAGCGCGAGCAGGGCATCACCATCGACGTGGCCTACCGCTACTTCGCCACCCCGCGGCGGAAGTTCATCATCGCCGACACCCCCGGGCACGTGCAGTACACGCGCAACATGGTGACCGGGGCGTCCACGGCCGACCTCGCCGTCGTGCTCGTCGACGCCCGGAAGGGCCTCGTGCAGCAGTCGCGCCGGCACGCGTTCATCGCCACGCTCCTCCGCATCCCGCACATCGTGGTCTGCGTGAACAAGATGGATCTCGTCGACTGGGACGAGGCCGTCTTCGAGCGCATCAAGGACGACTTCGCGTCCTTCGCCACTCGTCTCGACGTCGCCGACCTGTCCTTCATCCCAGTCTCGGCCCTGCTCGGTGACAACGTGGTCGAGCAGTCGCCCAACATGCCGTGGCACCGCGGGCTGCCCCTCCTGGCCCACCTGGAGGAGGTGCACATCGCTTCGCACCGCAACCTCATCGACAGTCGCTTCGCCGTGCAGTACGTCATCCGCCCGCACAACGACCGCCACCACGACTACCGCGGGTACGCCGGTCAGGTCGTCGGCGGCGCCTTCCGCCCGGGCGACGAGGTGATGGTGCTGCCGTCGGGGCTCACCTCGACGATCGCGTCCATCGACACCTACGACGGTCCCGTGTCGGAGGCGTTCCCCCCGATGTCGGTCACCATCCGGTTGCGCGACGACGTCGACGTCTCCCGCGGCGACGTGCTCTGCCGCCCGGGCAACCAGCCCGAGGTGGGCCAGGACTTCGACGCCATGGTGTGCTGGCTGGCTCCCCAGCCCCTGTCCGTGCGCGGCAAGTACGCCATCAAGCACACGACCCGCTGGAGCCGTGTCATCGTGCGCGACCTCCGGTACCGGCTCGACATCGATACGCTCCACCGCGACGAGACGGCCTCGTCCCTCGACCTCAACGAGATCGGGCGCCTTCGGCTGCGCTCCACCACGCCGTTGATGTTCGACGACTACCGGCGCAACCGCCGCACCGGGAGCTTCATCCTCGCCGACGAGGCCACCAACGCCACCGTCGGCGCAGGGATCATCCTCGGACCGTCGTCCACCCCGGCCTAG
- a CDS encoding hemerythrin domain-containing protein, with the protein MDAITLLKQDHKTVESLFKKFEKAGPGAMVAQRELAEKIIRELSVHAAIEEQVFYPAVRESVPDAEEHVLESLEEHHIVKWVASELDSMKPDEERFHAKMTVLIENARHHVEEEESELFPQVRQALGRKVLAEIGDALEKAKKVAPTRPHPRSPDTPPGNLAAGAGAGLVDRARDAARRRIRN; encoded by the coding sequence ATGGATGCCATCACGCTGCTGAAGCAGGACCACAAGACCGTCGAGTCGCTGTTCAAGAAGTTCGAGAAGGCGGGCCCCGGAGCCATGGTGGCGCAGCGGGAGCTGGCCGAGAAGATCATCCGGGAGCTCTCCGTCCACGCCGCCATCGAGGAGCAGGTCTTCTACCCGGCCGTCCGCGAGTCGGTCCCCGATGCCGAGGAGCACGTCCTCGAGTCGCTCGAGGAGCATCACATCGTCAAGTGGGTGGCGTCCGAGCTCGACAGCATGAAGCCCGACGAGGAGCGGTTCCACGCCAAGATGACCGTCCTCATCGAGAACGCGCGTCATCACGTCGAGGAAGAGGAGAGCGAGCTGTTCCCCCAGGTGCGCCAGGCCCTCGGTCGCAAGGTTCTGGCCGAGATCGGCGACGCACTGGAGAAGGCCAAGAAGGTCGCTCCCACCCGGCCGCACCCCCGCTCCCCCGACACGCCGCCGGGCAACCTGGCCGCCGGGGCCGGCGCCGGGCTCGTCGACCGGGCACGCGACGCGGCCCGCCGGCGCATCCGCAACTAG
- a CDS encoding vitamin K epoxide reductase family protein has translation MPTASWYASGEAYHYLKTPDAALGLLSYAVTLVLAGMRADRDPSTQPFLSLAFGAKVVADAAGGLYLTLEQGSKHRRFCSWCLGATAFSMATVPQVLPEVRAAWSTLRSR, from the coding sequence ATGCCGACCGCGTCGTGGTACGCCTCGGGGGAGGCGTACCACTACCTGAAGACGCCCGACGCCGCCCTCGGGTTGCTGAGCTACGCCGTCACCCTCGTGCTGGCAGGGATGCGCGCCGATCGCGACCCGTCGACCCAGCCCTTCCTCTCACTCGCCTTCGGCGCCAAGGTCGTCGCCGACGCGGCGGGCGGGCTGTACCTGACCCTGGAGCAGGGCTCGAAGCACCGGCGGTTCTGCTCGTGGTGCCTGGGGGCGACCGCCTTCAGCATGGCGACCGTTCCCCAGGTGCTCCCCGAGGTGCGGGCCGCGTGGAGCACGCTCCGCAGCCGCTGA
- a CDS encoding SDR family oxidoreductase, protein MSIGRGTTVVVTGASSGIGRATVRLLGQRGAGVALLARNVEALEAAAKEVEAAGGRALVVPVDVADAEAVADAARRVEEELGPIDVWVNNAMTAVLAPVSETSAAEFRRVTEVTYLGYVHGTLAVLPRMRSRDRGVIVQVGSALAYRSIPLQASYCAAKHAVKGFTEALRCELLHDRSNVKVTMVQLPGVNTPQFEQVKTTLPKHPMPVPPVYQPEVAARAIVWAAEHPRRREVYVGGPTPLVVWAGRLVPGLVDRYLAATNYKAQQAGDPVDPDRPTYLWQPVPGDRGAHGRFDDIAHPRSLQFAAAARRRSVAFGAAAGALVVGAAVRRSRS, encoded by the coding sequence ATGAGCATCGGCCGCGGCACCACGGTGGTCGTGACGGGCGCCAGCTCCGGCATCGGCCGGGCGACGGTGCGCCTGCTGGGCCAGCGCGGGGCCGGCGTCGCCCTGCTGGCCCGCAACGTCGAAGCACTGGAGGCGGCGGCCAAGGAGGTCGAGGCGGCGGGCGGTCGTGCCCTCGTCGTGCCCGTCGACGTCGCCGACGCCGAAGCCGTCGCTGATGCGGCCCGGCGCGTCGAGGAGGAGCTGGGGCCCATCGACGTGTGGGTCAACAACGCCATGACCGCCGTCCTCGCCCCCGTGTCGGAGACGTCGGCCGCCGAGTTCCGCAGGGTCACGGAGGTGACCTATCTCGGATACGTGCACGGCACGCTGGCGGTGCTGCCGAGGATGCGGAGCAGGGATCGAGGCGTCATCGTGCAGGTCGGCTCGGCCCTGGCGTACCGGTCGATCCCGCTCCAGGCCTCGTACTGCGCGGCCAAGCACGCCGTCAAGGGATTCACCGAGGCGTTGCGCTGCGAGCTGCTGCACGACCGGAGCAACGTCAAGGTCACGATGGTGCAGCTTCCCGGGGTGAACACGCCCCAGTTCGAGCAGGTGAAGACCACCCTGCCGAAGCACCCGATGCCCGTTCCACCCGTGTACCAGCCCGAGGTCGCCGCTCGCGCCATCGTGTGGGCCGCCGAGCATCCTCGCCGCCGCGAGGTCTACGTCGGCGGTCCGACGCCGCTGGTCGTGTGGGCAGGCCGGCTGGTGCCCGGCCTCGTCGACCGCTACCTCGCGGCCACGAACTACAAGGCGCAGCAGGCCGGCGACCCCGTGGATCCCGACAGGCCGACATACCTGTGGCAGCCCGTGCCGGGCGACCGGGGCGCCCACGGCCGCTTCGACGACATCGCCCACCCCCGCAGCCTCCAGTTCGCGGCGGCCGCCCGCCGCCGGTCGGTGGCGTTCGGCGCCGCCGCCGGGGCGCTGGTCGTCGGCGCCGCCGTCCGCCGGAGCCGCTCCTGA
- a CDS encoding redoxin domain-containing protein yields MRERHGRRSLAMLVAAGMGAGLLASCSSQDKGLELGSFSSPLAQIQQLQGEEDHLHVDEVRLRSDNLLLQCSYTFGVIDVSDPAEMSYLAQNLKHVIPGDERKPGCIHLASDGNSVYTTHRGNIRNPAFLSGWDITDREHPVQLPVLQEPGESYEGIDVANGTIYVALHDKGIGAYRRGADGMFARIGTGTGFKNAWGVLAHDNTLFVADGVGGLVTVDVTDPTKPAILGQVATGGQARHVALDGDTAYVAAGSAGLVAVDVSDLTKPRVLSHTATPGPAIRVDFSAGRVFVAAWNDARVYDVADPKAPAFIGAARMTHQLEAPEGDRPLATSRVLGIAAKDDLVYVGNWHLVYSFRLYPDRKAPSIVLPEATELMDFGKVKPGKTADLPLQVTNQGTAPLTLAHNWVQGSAYTVKPEQVKIEPGQSADLTITFAPTKTDREVGYLQLLSDDPREPLRKAYLVGNQPGISVGSMLPETKAVMLDGSPWSSADAAGKVMLINYFATFCPVCGTELPDVQERFYNKYQDQGLEVVGLNAHDKVEQIAAVDDYRQNLGITFPLGIEETKTYAGLQENFVGLNPFPTDVIVGKDGRIEYIAREYDPGAIETTIKRLLTLP; encoded by the coding sequence ATGCGGGAACGTCACGGGCGTCGATCGCTGGCCATGCTGGTCGCCGCAGGAATGGGTGCCGGCCTCCTGGCCAGCTGCTCGTCACAGGACAAGGGATTGGAGCTCGGAAGCTTCTCCAGCCCGCTGGCCCAGATCCAGCAGCTCCAGGGTGAGGAGGACCATCTCCACGTCGACGAGGTGCGCCTGCGCAGCGACAACCTCCTGCTCCAGTGCAGCTACACGTTCGGCGTCATCGACGTGAGCGACCCGGCCGAGATGTCCTACCTGGCCCAGAACCTCAAGCACGTGATCCCGGGCGACGAGCGCAAGCCGGGGTGCATCCATCTCGCGTCCGACGGCAACAGCGTCTATACGACCCATCGCGGCAACATCAGGAACCCGGCGTTCCTGAGCGGTTGGGACATCACCGATCGGGAGCACCCCGTGCAGCTGCCGGTGCTCCAGGAGCCGGGCGAGAGCTACGAGGGGATCGATGTCGCCAACGGCACCATCTACGTGGCGCTGCACGACAAGGGGATCGGCGCGTACCGGCGGGGTGCGGACGGCATGTTCGCCCGCATCGGGACCGGCACCGGGTTCAAGAACGCCTGGGGCGTCCTCGCGCACGACAACACCCTCTTCGTCGCTGACGGCGTCGGCGGTCTCGTCACCGTCGACGTCACCGACCCGACGAAGCCGGCGATCCTCGGCCAGGTGGCCACCGGCGGGCAGGCCCGCCACGTCGCGCTCGACGGTGACACGGCCTACGTGGCCGCCGGGTCGGCCGGCCTGGTGGCGGTCGACGTCTCCGATCTCACCAAGCCGCGGGTGCTGAGCCACACGGCCACACCCGGTCCGGCCATCCGCGTCGACTTCTCGGCCGGGCGCGTCTTCGTTGCGGCATGGAACGACGCCCGCGTGTACGACGTGGCCGACCCCAAGGCGCCGGCGTTCATCGGGGCCGCCCGCATGACCCACCAGCTGGAAGCTCCCGAGGGCGACCGGCCGCTGGCCACCTCTCGCGTGCTCGGGATCGCCGCCAAGGACGACCTCGTCTATGTCGGCAACTGGCATCTCGTCTACTCGTTCCGGCTCTATCCGGACCGCAAGGCGCCCAGCATCGTGCTGCCGGAGGCGACCGAGCTGATGGACTTCGGCAAGGTCAAGCCCGGCAAGACCGCCGACCTCCCGCTCCAGGTCACCAACCAGGGGACGGCGCCCCTCACCCTCGCCCACAACTGGGTCCAGGGCTCGGCGTACACCGTCAAGCCGGAGCAAGTGAAGATCGAGCCGGGGCAGTCCGCCGATCTCACGATCACCTTCGCGCCGACGAAGACCGACCGCGAGGTGGGCTACCTCCAGCTGCTGTCCGACGATCCCCGCGAGCCGCTGCGCAAGGCCTACCTGGTCGGCAACCAGCCGGGGATCTCGGTCGGATCGATGCTGCCCGAGACGAAGGCCGTCATGCTCGACGGGTCACCGTGGTCGTCGGCCGATGCCGCCGGCAAGGTGATGCTGATCAACTACTTCGCCACGTTCTGTCCGGTGTGCGGCACCGAGCTCCCCGACGTCCAGGAGCGCTTCTACAACAAGTACCAGGACCAGGGCCTGGAGGTCGTGGGTCTCAACGCCCACGACAAGGTGGAGCAGATCGCCGCCGTCGACGACTACCGGCAGAACCTCGGCATCACGTTCCCCCTCGGCATCGAGGAGACCAAGACGTACGCCGGTCTGCAGGAGAACTTCGTCGGCCTCAACCCGTTCCCCACCGACGTGATCGTCGGGAAGGACGGGCGCATCGAGTACATCGCGCGCGAATACGACCCGGGTGCGATCGAGACGACGATCAAGAGGCTCCTGACCCTGCCGTGA